The sequence below is a genomic window from Ignavibacteriales bacterium.
CAATATTTCCATGTTCCGGAACCGGTTTTAGTGGAATGCCGCTTAATGCGTTCCCTGATTTTTCTTTGTTACTCATCTAAATATAGCTGACCTGTTCTTAAAAGAAAATTTTAAACATAAAGGCTGTGTATTCTCATCTCATTTTGTATTGATTAAAAACAGGTGTGATCAACTCCACCGTATCAATGCGTCCGAAACTTACCTGATATATGCCCGAGTCGTCGATTTAATATTATTGATGGTTTATTTTGGTGATGAGCGGAAGTTAAACACAAAATTCTTTGCGGCTGCCGCTTATATAGTTCATGGTTTATCTTTAAAAAGAAAATGCCGGATGAAAATACTTATCAATCATCCGGCACTAAATTCTATTTCTAAAGTATCAGAGACTTAGGATATCGTTGTAAACGATAAACGCCATCAATAATAGTAAAAGAACAAAGCCTGTGTTTTGAATTGCAATTTTAATTTTGATGGGTATTTCGCGTTTCATAATTCCTTCGATAAGAATTATTATCAGGTGTCCGCCGTCAAGAACAGGGAAAGGCATAATGTTAATTATTGCAAGGCTCAAGCTGAGTAATGCAAGAAAGTAAAGAAAACTAAGAATTCCTGTATCTGCAGATTTTGCCGCAAACTGTGCGATCTTAATCGGACCACCAAAAGCTTTTCCAAACTCTACATTGCCTGCAAAAACTTTTCCAAGCATGCTGAATGTCAGGTTCGTCATTTTCACAATATCAAGCCAGCCGTAATAAAACGATTCAAAAAATCCGTACGTTTTATATTCAACAAGCCCGCCGAATGTTTGTCCCAACGCAACGCCGATTGTACTATCCGCACCCGGTGTTACACTCAATGTTAAAGTTTCTTTATCCCGTTGTACAACAATCGGTATTTCCAAATTTGCATTCTTACGAATTAGCTCTTTTGTCTGCGGAACTGAATAAACAGTGTTATTATCTACCTTAAGTACAATATCCCCCGCTTTGAATCCGGCTTTATCCGCAGGTGAGTTTTCGGATACTTCATTGAATATTGTTTTTAGCCCGCTTGGCACAAGGAACAGTTTTTCATTTTCATCCGAAGGCATTTTTGAACGGGGAATATTCAG
It includes:
- the rseP gene encoding RIP metalloprotease RseP; its protein translation is MDYIIYFAITIGILVFVHEFGHFAAAKLCGMRADVFAIGFGKRLFGYNKLTGFTFGDLPKDFDGQGNTDYRLCLLPLGGYVKIAGMVDESFDTSYADKEPQPYEFRAKPVYQKVIVISAGVLMNLLLSLLIFWGANFFQGKQVIRTTTVGYIEPSSTADSLGFEIHDKILSINGKPVDSWDDIRAEFFVHTIGEDLNVKIERNNETLALNIPRSKMPSDENEKLFLVPSGLKTIFNEVSENSPADKAGFKAGDIVLKVDNNTVYSVPQTKELIRKNANLEIPIVVQRDKETLTLSVTPGADSTIGVALGQTFGGLVEYKTYGFFESFYYGWLDIVKMTNLTFSMLGKVFAGNVEFGKAFGGPIKIAQFAAKSADTGILSFLYFLALLSLSLAIINIMPFPVLDGGHLIIILIEGIMKREIPIKIKIAIQNTGFVLLLLLMAFIVYNDILSL